In bacterium, the following proteins share a genomic window:
- the speA gene encoding biosynthetic arginine decarboxylase, translating into MSFYFEEDTPLAWNIEESNKVYNVKEWGAGYFHINSKGHISVTPTKDPDKAIDLHTVIEEVHSRGIEIPVLIRFQDILRSRVKELNESFRAAISEYNYQGSYCGVFPIKVNQLREAVEEILDAGIPYGYGIECGSKPELYVALALIEDKERLIIANGYKDAAYIRMALLGKQLRKNVILVVEKLSELRQILQISQELNIEPAIGIRAKLSTKGTGKWEASSGDQSKFGLSTPELIEAIELLKENNLQHVFKLLHFHIGSQVPDIRTIKAAVKEAARIYVSIHKMGVPIQYIDVGGGMGVDYDGSRTTFRSSMNYTMQEYANDVVYTILEVCNSEDVPHPNIVSESGRAIVAHHSVLILEIFGNIEKNQNYKKVDFTPDDPDIIQEMLDIRHQLHKKNTNYLEAYHDAIQRREEAHSLFSLGYLTLSEKAKVENLFWEIIFVIREYTKNMTLVPEELAELEPRLAEQYLCNFSIFQSLLDHWAIGHLFPIVPIHRLNEEPVKRATLVDITCDSDGKIGKFIDLKDMKDRLELHPLNGQPYYLGIFLLGAYQDIMGDMHNLFGRVNEVHVFMDDEEPENYYVEEIIPGSNIGQVLSLVQYNENEIIKLIKKALDQRIKEGVIKPSEGVKLLDMYELGLKEYTYLQFKPNGKR; encoded by the coding sequence ATAAGTTTTTATTTCGAGGAGGATACGCCGTTGGCATGGAACATTGAAGAATCTAACAAAGTCTACAACGTGAAAGAATGGGGAGCAGGTTATTTTCATATCAATTCCAAGGGCCATATTTCTGTCACACCCACCAAAGATCCCGATAAAGCCATTGATCTACATACTGTCATTGAGGAAGTTCATTCACGGGGAATTGAAATCCCTGTTCTTATACGATTTCAGGATATTTTGAGAAGCCGTGTTAAGGAACTTAATGAGAGTTTCAGGGCGGCTATCAGTGAATATAATTATCAGGGAAGCTACTGTGGAGTTTTCCCGATCAAAGTTAATCAACTACGTGAGGCTGTAGAAGAGATATTGGATGCGGGTATACCGTACGGATATGGGATCGAATGCGGGAGTAAACCCGAACTGTACGTTGCACTTGCTTTGATCGAAGATAAAGAACGGCTGATAATCGCCAATGGCTACAAAGACGCCGCATACATTCGTATGGCGCTTTTGGGAAAACAACTTAGGAAAAACGTCATTTTAGTAGTCGAGAAACTTTCCGAACTGCGCCAAATTCTCCAGATTTCGCAAGAATTGAATATCGAACCTGCGATAGGCATACGAGCGAAACTCAGCACGAAAGGTACCGGAAAATGGGAAGCATCAAGCGGAGATCAGTCAAAATTCGGACTCAGCACACCGGAACTTATCGAGGCAATTGAACTCCTCAAAGAAAACAACCTTCAGCATGTTTTCAAGCTCCTCCATTTTCATATCGGTTCGCAGGTTCCGGATATTCGTACTATTAAAGCCGCAGTCAAGGAAGCCGCGCGCATCTATGTCAGCATACACAAGATGGGCGTGCCCATTCAATACATTGATGTCGGCGGAGGCATGGGCGTTGATTATGACGGGTCGCGTACCACGTTTCGGAGCAGTATGAATTACACGATGCAGGAGTACGCCAATGACGTGGTTTATACTATTCTTGAAGTATGCAATAGCGAAGACGTTCCGCATCCCAATATCGTGTCGGAAAGCGGGCGCGCCATTGTCGCCCACCACTCCGTCCTGATTCTGGAAATTTTTGGTAATATCGAAAAAAATCAGAATTATAAGAAAGTCGATTTCACCCCCGACGATCCTGACATCATTCAGGAAATGCTGGATATCCGGCACCAGTTACATAAAAAAAACACCAATTATCTTGAAGCGTATCACGACGCCATTCAGCGGCGCGAAGAAGCGCATTCCCTTTTCTCGTTGGGTTATCTGACGCTTTCTGAAAAAGCGAAAGTTGAAAATCTTTTTTGGGAAATCATCTTTGTCATTCGGGAATACACAAAAAATATGACCCTAGTACCGGAAGAACTTGCGGAACTTGAACCGAGATTGGCTGAACAGTACTTATGTAATTTCTCTATCTTCCAATCTCTGCTCGATCATTGGGCCATCGGCCATTTGTTCCCTATCGTTCCTATTCATCGTCTAAATGAGGAGCCGGTCAAACGGGCAACACTAGTGGACATCACGTGCGATTCCGACGGGAAGATTGGAAAATTTATTGACCTTAAAGACATGAAGGACAGGCTGGAACTGCATCCGCTTAATGGCCAGCCGTATTATCTCGGTATTTTTTTGCTTGGGGCGTATCAGGATATCATGGGCGATATGCATAATTTATTTGGCCGCGTGAATGAAGTTCATGTATTCATGGATGACGAAGAGCCTGAGAATTATTATGTCGAAGAGATCATTCCGGGTTCCAATATCGGGCAAGTTCTATCTCTGGTACAATACAACGAAAACGAAATCATCAAACTTATTAAAAAAGCCCTCGATCAACGTATCAAAGAAGGCGTTATCAAGCCCAGTGAAGGCGTGAAACTCCTTGATATGTATGAATTAGGCTTAAAAGAATATACCTACCTTCAATTTAAACCGAACGGAAAACGATAA
- the lnt gene encoding apolipoprotein N-acyltransferase, producing MTSNRIILFLLTIVLYFFSFPPFFTGFFSYFVLIPFFFILEKDLFKSGFRTGYLLGLFSIGSFIYWMNWNSGATQIQATGMYLGTITYLSLLWGIFGFVQNFVCQKFGTKGFVFAPFLWTSLEYLQSMGELGFTWHLFPTTQTYYTPLIQYIEFTGINGITFWVVLINVIIYFIIKKVRSNDVSIPWSMHRLVMVLLLLFFIPLFYGFIVLNSQKYSGGKRIQAAIIQPNIEPNRKWLEKDFAYAEIMRLTHEAKEKNADVILWPETAIPTRLRVDKTKFDDIRSELRRQWTTLITGIPDRKTTMNVDGKPRSHYYNSIYMIRPDRSGFVSYDKTHLVPFGEFVPSFLFFMKEMAMDVGIPDYYAGDSISVFTLPLFNDTLQADSVKVLAVVCLESIFPQLVREGVQKGARILAIVTNDAWYDGTYAPIQHSQIAVLRAIENRLSVLRCANSGVSAIIDPYGNVLAQTQNGTQEILAGSVSIQPQETFFTCNGNVFSIFISILTFILLLVLIILRLRSFRSHPA from the coding sequence ATGACAAGCAACAGAATAATTCTCTTTTTACTCACGATCGTATTATACTTCTTCAGTTTTCCTCCATTTTTTACCGGCTTTTTCTCTTATTTCGTTCTCATCCCATTTTTTTTTATTCTTGAAAAAGATTTGTTTAAAAGCGGTTTCCGCACCGGTTACCTCCTGGGGCTTTTCTCAATCGGATCTTTCATTTATTGGATGAATTGGAATTCGGGAGCAACTCAAATACAAGCAACCGGTATGTATCTTGGAACAATAACCTACCTTTCATTGCTATGGGGCATTTTTGGTTTTGTTCAGAACTTTGTTTGCCAAAAATTCGGCACAAAAGGATTTGTATTTGCACCCTTTTTGTGGACCTCGCTTGAATATTTACAGTCCATGGGCGAACTCGGTTTTACGTGGCATCTTTTTCCTACGACACAAACGTATTATACTCCCCTGATCCAATATATTGAATTTACAGGTATCAACGGGATTACTTTTTGGGTTGTACTTATCAATGTAATTATCTATTTCATCATAAAAAAAGTTCGGTCCAATGATGTCTCAATTCCATGGAGCATGCACCGCTTAGTCATGGTTCTTCTTCTGCTTTTTTTTATTCCGCTTTTCTATGGGTTCATTGTTCTTAATTCACAAAAATATTCCGGAGGAAAGCGCATTCAGGCGGCGATTATTCAACCCAATATTGAGCCGAATCGAAAGTGGCTTGAAAAAGATTTTGCCTACGCAGAGATCATGCGACTCACGCATGAGGCTAAAGAAAAGAATGCAGATGTTATTTTATGGCCGGAGACAGCGATACCAACAAGACTTCGGGTAGATAAAACCAAATTTGACGATATACGCAGCGAGCTTCGCAGGCAATGGACGACACTTATAACCGGAATTCCGGATCGAAAAACAACAATGAATGTTGATGGGAAACCGAGAAGCCATTATTATAATTCTATATATATGATACGTCCCGACCGCAGCGGCTTCGTATCCTATGACAAAACACATCTGGTGCCATTCGGTGAATTCGTGCCATCATTTTTATTTTTCATGAAGGAAATGGCTATGGATGTGGGTATTCCTGATTATTATGCCGGAGACTCCATAAGCGTATTTACGTTGCCCTTGTTTAATGATACGTTACAAGCTGATTCAGTAAAAGTACTTGCCGTAGTATGCCTTGAATCTATTTTCCCCCAGTTAGTCCGGGAAGGAGTACAAAAAGGCGCCAGAATATTGGCAATCGTAACCAACGATGCATGGTATGACGGTACTTATGCCCCGATACAGCATTCGCAGATTGCTGTGCTGCGTGCAATCGAGAATCGTCTCAGCGTATTGCGATGCGCCAATTCCGGTGTATCGGCTATTATTGATCCTTACGGCAATGTCTTAGCGCAAACGCAAAACGGGACACAGGAGATATTAGCCGGATCTGTATCGATTCAGCCGCAAGAAACATTTTTTACGTGTAACGGAAACGTGTTCTCAATATTTATTTCCATCCTGACCTTTATTTTATTGCTTGTTCTCATTATCTTACGTCTGCGGTCATTTCGATCACATCCTGCTTAA